A region of Numenius arquata chromosome 25, bNumArq3.hap1.1, whole genome shotgun sequence DNA encodes the following proteins:
- the PEAK3 gene encoding protein PEAK3, which yields MASAGGAWAGEREPLPSREMELEPPRPPPLPGKTQRAVVRARCVSLDLEAPGPPAPMPDTPGGHPPRPPNSALIYSNVGELRAHLVPRKASRGEGARRSPSEPSWDPLPPPLPKKQLQRAESLPEQGQSQHFRGDPTPWAGSTLYSIPPPHPPHEEGAPSSIPPRDRPSWGPKKLLTKSQSLGEPVARSSPSPSPAEVTFGTADGELGQVLESPAGVCGVVLGCQAATLARFSARLQEKLLGSEERQQRLEAELAGKGWAGLSILQREPCLQSGDAWYFKVGFIFEQNQLVLAAKVPKLCCTSLGVQSSLGVHCSIQRLIGRFTDRLPWELVLPGSPEEQSQSPSEEQPARLATCPVLQVLISPEVPYQTLAGFVKGSHGLHRTSPGHYERLACLLLLQVCMGLEHLRVQNVGQGDLCPENLLLVQCPCPPQSQQGKEPSLGLSLPRLLISSFFKVKDKRRPCSTSQEQDWTKGLAAPPSPVADELNVGMLIYQILHVDISLENALGFGSNRLPEIPSLSIYSTGLKRLATLLLHRDPCKRVSIEQARSILQVLLWGPRQELFARSKKTLALLRSWVEVKRALLLLKFAENSAGAAGSPGLEEWLCCQYFKEVTEHTLYQVTQALYTH from the exons ATGGCCAGTGCCGGGGGAGCCTGGGCCGGGGAACGGGAGCCGCTGCCAAGCCGGGAGATGGAGCTGgagccccccagacccccaccGCTGCCGGGGAAAACTCAGAG GGCTGTCGTGCGTGCCCGCTGTGTCAGCCTGGACCTGGAAGCCCCCGGACCACCCGCCCCCATGCCGGACACCCCAGGGGGCCACCCGCCTCGGCCCCCCAACTCAGCCCTCATCTACAGCAACGTGG gagaGCTGCGGGCCCACCTCGTCCCCCGCAAGGCCAGCCGAGGGGAAGGAGCCAGGAGATCACCGTCTGAGCCCAGCTGGGACCCCCTGCCTCCCCCGTTGCCAAAAAAGCAGCTCCAGCGAGCAGAGTCCCTCCCGGAGCAGGGGCAATCCCAACACTTTCGGGGTGACCCCACACCATGGGCTGGCAGCACCCTCTACAGCATCCCACCCCCCCATCCGCCACATGAGGAGGGggctcccagctccatccccccccGGGACAGACCCTCCTGGGGACCCAAGAAGCTCTTGACCAAGTCCCAAAGCCTGGGGGAACCAGTGGCCCGCAGCAGCCCATCACCCAGCCCGGCGGAGGTGACATTCGGGACGGCGGACGGGGAGCTGGGGCAGGTCCTGGAGAGCCCGGCCGGGGTGTGCGGGGTGGTGTTGGGGTGCCAAGCGGCCACCCTGGCCCGGTTCTCGGCTCGCCTCCAGGAGAAGCTCCTGGGGTCGGAGGAGCGGCAGCAGcggctggaggcagagctggccGGGAAGGGCTGGGCAGGGCTCAGCATCCTGCAGCGGGAGCCGTGCCTCCAAAGCGGGGACGCCTGGTACTTCAAGGTGGGCTTCATTTTTGAGCAAAACCAGCTGGTGTTGGCAGCCAAG GTCCCCAAACTGTGCTGCACCAGCCTGGGGGTGCAGAGCTCCCTTGGGGTCCACTGCAGCATCCAGCGCCTGATCGGCCGCTTCACCGACCGCCTCCCGTGGGAGCTGGTGCTCCCAGGAAGCCCTGAGGAGCAGAGTCAGTCCCCTTCCGAAGAGCAGCCAGCCCGTCTTGCCACCTGCCCTGTCCTGCAGGTCCTCATTTCTCCTGAGGTTCCCTACCAGACCCTGGCAGGCTTTGTGAAGGGATCCCACGGTTTGCACCGGACCAGCCCCGGGCACTACGAACGCCTGGCttgtctcctcctcctgcaggtgtgcatggggctggagcacctccggGTGCAgaatgtggggcagggggacctCTGCCCTGAGAACCTGCTGCTGGTGCAGTGCCCGTGTCCTCCCCAGAGCCAGCAAGGCAAGGAGCCATCCCTGGGGTTGTCACTTCCAAGGCTGCTCATCAGCAGTTTCTTCAAGGTTAAAGACAAGCGAAGACCATGTTCTACCAGCCAAGAGCAGGACTGGACCAAGGGGCTTGCTGCACCACCCTCCCCGGTGGCAGACGAGCTGAACGTAGGCATGCTGATCTATCAGATCTTGCATGTGGACATCTCTCTGGAGAACGCCTTGGGGTTCGGAAGCAATAGACTTCCTGAAATCCCCTCCCTGTCCATCTATTCCACGGGACTCAAGCGTCTGGCCACGCTGCTTCTCCACAGAGATCCCTGCAAGAGGGTCTCCATCGAGCAGGCAAGGAGCATCCTGCAGGTCCTGCTCTGGGGGCCTCGTCAGGAGCTCTTCGCCAGGAGCAAGAAGACCCTCGCCCTACTCCGGAGCTGGGTGGAGGTGAAGagggctctgctgctcctgaAGTTTGCTGAGAATTCAGCTGGGGCAGCGGGGAGCCCCGGCCTCGAGGAGTGGTTGTGCTGCCAGTACTTCAAGGAGGTCACCGAACACACACTCTACCAGGTCACCCAGGCTCTCTACACCCACTGA